Proteins co-encoded in one Setaria viridis chromosome 9, Setaria_viridis_v4.0, whole genome shotgun sequence genomic window:
- the LOC117837441 gene encoding uncharacterized protein isoform X1 → MDRYQRVERPRNESTIEENEIRITAQGLIRNYVSYATSLLQERRIKEIVLKAMGQAISKSVAVAEIIKKRIPGLHQDTNISSVSITDTWEPIEEGLVALEMTRHVSMISITLSPGELDKNTPGYQAPAYVEQPRQQQRVQQAPPPQRQPRRPQGQFQQLEYEDSYARGRGRGRGRGRGRGWGRGGYGGYGGYGNNQGGYNQGGGYYDNQGGYGSYDNQGGYGGGYGYNQGRYGNYQENGGYSRGRGGGMRGRGNWGYRGGYDGGRGGGYDGGRGGGYEGGRGGYEGGRGGGYEGGRGGGGYEQGRGGGGRGYGGRGRGRMGGRGRGN, encoded by the exons ATGGACCGGTACCAGAGGGTGGAGCGGCCGCGGAACGAGTCGACCATCGAGGAGAACGAGATCCGCATCACCGCGCAGGGCCTCATCCGCAACTATGTCTCCTacgccacctccctcctccaG GAGCGGAGAATTAAAGAGATTGTTTTGAAGGCCATGGGGCAGGCAATCAGTAAGTCTGTTGCTGTTGCAGAGATTATCAAG AAAAGAATCCCTGGTTTACATCAGGATACCAATATCAGTTCTGTCAGCATTACTGATACCTGGGAACCTATAGAAGAAGGCCTTGTCGC GCTGGAGATGACTCGGCATGTTTCAATGATTTCAATTACCTTGTCTCCTGGAGAGCTGGATAAGAACACTCCTGG GTACCAAGCTCCAGCTTATGTTGAACAGCCCAGGCAACAGCAGCGTGTCCAGCAGGCACCACCACCGCAGCGCCAACCTCGCCGACCACAGGGCCAATTCCAGCAGCTTGAGTATGAAG ACTCCTATGCACGAGGTCGAGGCAGAGGAAGGGGCCGTGGACGTGGAAGGGGTTGGGGTAGAGGAGGTTATGGCGGTTATGGTGGATATGGAAACAACCAAGGTGGGTACAATCAGGGTGGTGGGTATTATGATAATCAAGGTGGGTATGGCAGCTATGATAATCAAGGCGGGTATGGTGGTGGATATGGCTACAACCAAGGCAGATATGGAAACTACCAAG AAAATGGTGGGTATAGCCGAGGGCGAGGTGGTGGTATGCGTGGAAGAGGCAACTGGGGTTACCGTGGAG GCTATGATGGAGGCAGGGGTGGAGGCTATGATGGAGGCAGGGGCGGAGGCTATGAAGGAGGCAGGGGAGGCTATGAAGGAGGCAGGGGTGGTGGGTATGAAGGAGGCAGGGGTGGTGGTGGCTATGAGCAAGGCAGGGGTGGTGGTGGAAGGGGCTATGGTGGTCGTGGAAGGGGAAGAATGGGCGGCCGAGGTCGAGGGAACTGA
- the LOC117837441 gene encoding uncharacterized protein isoform X2, which yields MDRYQRVERPRNESTIEENEIRITAQGLIRNYVSYATSLLQERRIKEIVLKAMGQAISKSVAVAEIIKKRIPGLHQDTNISSVSITDTWEPIEEGLVALEMTRHVSMISITLSPGELDKNTPGYQAPAYVEQPRQQQRVQQAPPPQRQPRRPQGQFQQLEYEDSYARGRGRGRGRGRGRGWGRGGYGGYGGYGNNQGGYNQGGGYYDNQGGYGSYDNQGGYGGGYGYNQGRYGNYQENGGYSRGRGGGMRGRGNWGYRGGYDGGRGGGYEGGRGGYEGGRGGGYEGGRGGGGYEQGRGGGGRGYGGRGRGRMGGRGRGN from the exons ATGGACCGGTACCAGAGGGTGGAGCGGCCGCGGAACGAGTCGACCATCGAGGAGAACGAGATCCGCATCACCGCGCAGGGCCTCATCCGCAACTATGTCTCCTacgccacctccctcctccaG GAGCGGAGAATTAAAGAGATTGTTTTGAAGGCCATGGGGCAGGCAATCAGTAAGTCTGTTGCTGTTGCAGAGATTATCAAG AAAAGAATCCCTGGTTTACATCAGGATACCAATATCAGTTCTGTCAGCATTACTGATACCTGGGAACCTATAGAAGAAGGCCTTGTCGC GCTGGAGATGACTCGGCATGTTTCAATGATTTCAATTACCTTGTCTCCTGGAGAGCTGGATAAGAACACTCCTGG GTACCAAGCTCCAGCTTATGTTGAACAGCCCAGGCAACAGCAGCGTGTCCAGCAGGCACCACCACCGCAGCGCCAACCTCGCCGACCACAGGGCCAATTCCAGCAGCTTGAGTATGAAG ACTCCTATGCACGAGGTCGAGGCAGAGGAAGGGGCCGTGGACGTGGAAGGGGTTGGGGTAGAGGAGGTTATGGCGGTTATGGTGGATATGGAAACAACCAAGGTGGGTACAATCAGGGTGGTGGGTATTATGATAATCAAGGTGGGTATGGCAGCTATGATAATCAAGGCGGGTATGGTGGTGGATATGGCTACAACCAAGGCAGATATGGAAACTACCAAG AAAATGGTGGGTATAGCCGAGGGCGAGGTGGTGGTATGCGTGGAAGAGGCAACTGGGGTTACCGTGGAG GCTATGATGGAGGCAGGGGCGGAGGCTATGAAGGAGGCAGGGGAGGCTATGAAGGAGGCAGGGGTGGTGGGTATGAAGGAGGCAGGGGTGGTGGTGGCTATGAGCAAGGCAGGGGTGGTGGTGGAAGGGGCTATGGTGGTCGTGGAAGGGGAAGAATGGGCGGCCGAGGTCGAGGGAACTGA